From the Alkalibacter rhizosphaerae genome, one window contains:
- a CDS encoding 16S rRNA (uracil(1498)-N(3))-methyltransferase has protein sequence MHRFFEEIEGIKNPGEELVLTEDNHDHLSKSLRMRMGDTIVICDGNRTDYVARIQEMTKKETKVVVESRLLNASEAPVSITLFQGIPKGQKMDVIVQKAVELGVTTIVPLYTHRSIPKERDMQKKIIRWNKIALEAAKQSGRGMIPQVEESVELLDLSQKLSDHHVNLVAYEEQQNQQLKHILTKRPMPVSAGIIIGPEGGFDPSEIRWLEQRHVQVVGLGPRILRTETAAMAMLSMMLYEWELAVGGNE, from the coding sequence GTGCATCGTTTTTTTGAAGAGATAGAAGGAATAAAAAATCCTGGAGAAGAGCTGGTCCTAACCGAAGACAACCACGATCATCTATCCAAATCTTTGCGGATGAGAATGGGGGACACAATAGTGATCTGCGATGGGAACAGGACAGATTATGTGGCGAGGATCCAGGAGATGACCAAGAAGGAAACAAAAGTGGTCGTGGAATCAAGGCTTCTCAATGCCAGTGAGGCCCCAGTTTCCATTACCTTGTTTCAGGGGATCCCCAAAGGTCAAAAGATGGACGTGATCGTACAAAAGGCAGTAGAGCTTGGCGTCACAACCATCGTACCCCTGTATACCCACCGATCCATACCCAAAGAGCGGGACATGCAGAAGAAAATTATTCGCTGGAACAAGATCGCATTGGAGGCTGCAAAGCAATCGGGACGAGGAATGATTCCCCAAGTGGAAGAAAGCGTGGAATTGTTGGACCTGTCTCAAAAGCTGAGTGATCACCACGTGAACCTGGTTGCTTACGAAGAACAGCAAAACCAGCAGTTAAAGCATATCTTGACCAAGAGACCCATGCCTGTGTCTGCAGGTATCATTATCGGTCCTGAAGGTGGATTCGATCCTTCCGAGATCCGTTGGTTGGAACAGCGACACGTGCAGGTGGTCGGTTTAGGTCCCAGGATCCTGCGAACGGAAACGGCAGCCATGGCGATGCTCTCCATGATGTTGTACGAGTGGGAACTGGCAGTTGGAGGAAATGAATGA
- the mtaB gene encoding tRNA (N(6)-L-threonylcarbamoyladenosine(37)-C(2))-methylthiotransferase MtaB — protein sequence MKTAAIHTLGCKVNTYDSEAILELLKKDSYNIVEFEEKADVYIVNTCTVTNLGDKKSRQMIRRAKKNNPGAFVIVCGCYAQTASEELEGMPEVDLILGNDDRHRIVEFIEEGMASQTPFNAVKDIMKVREYEELHIDHLSGHERGFIKIQEGCDQFCTYCIIPYARGPVRSRKPENIIEEGKRLIANGNRELVLTGINISAYGKDLKNAGDLAALVEMLDGLDGLERIRLGSLEPSYLTQEVVDRMKGSEKLCDHFHVSLQSGAVQTLKDMKRRYAKEEYALVLERIRMAFPHAGITTDVMVGFPGETEEDFLETMDFVKTMAFSQIHVFKYSPRKGTPAAAMDLQIPEAIKQERSEKLIALGNELKKDFEDRFFGEISEVLVEQEIHDKKNTYQGHTTNYLLLPVSSATDIRGHLVQVRISRDVEGRLIGESL from the coding sequence ATGAAAACAGCAGCAATACATACTTTGGGGTGCAAAGTCAATACCTATGACAGTGAAGCCATCCTTGAGTTGTTAAAAAAAGATTCTTATAATATAGTGGAGTTTGAAGAGAAAGCGGACGTATATATCGTCAATACATGTACTGTGACCAATCTGGGAGACAAGAAATCCAGACAAATGATTCGAAGAGCCAAAAAGAACAACCCCGGTGCTTTTGTCATCGTTTGCGGCTGTTATGCCCAAACCGCCAGTGAAGAGCTGGAGGGGATGCCGGAAGTAGACTTGATCTTGGGAAATGACGATCGCCATCGGATCGTGGAGTTTATAGAAGAGGGAATGGCCTCCCAAACTCCGTTCAATGCGGTAAAGGACATCATGAAGGTCCGGGAATACGAGGAACTTCATATCGATCATCTTTCTGGCCATGAACGTGGATTTATTAAGATCCAGGAGGGGTGCGATCAATTTTGCACCTATTGCATCATACCCTATGCCAGGGGGCCGGTCCGCAGCCGAAAACCGGAAAACATTATTGAAGAAGGGAAAAGGCTGATCGCAAACGGAAACAGGGAGCTGGTGCTTACCGGAATCAACATCTCCGCTTACGGAAAAGATTTGAAGAATGCCGGCGATCTGGCAGCGCTGGTGGAGATGCTGGATGGGTTGGATGGACTGGAACGGATCCGACTGGGCTCTTTGGAACCCAGTTATTTAACCCAGGAAGTTGTGGATCGTATGAAAGGCTCTGAAAAATTGTGCGATCACTTCCATGTTTCGCTTCAAAGCGGAGCAGTACAAACACTAAAAGATATGAAGCGCCGCTATGCCAAAGAAGAATATGCCCTGGTGCTGGAACGGATCCGAATGGCGTTCCCCCATGCCGGTATTACCACGGATGTCATGGTGGGCTTCCCGGGAGAAACAGAGGAAGATTTTTTGGAGACCATGGATTTTGTCAAAACCATGGCATTTTCTCAGATCCACGTCTTCAAGTATTCGCCCCGCAAGGGAACGCCAGCTGCGGCAATGGATCTGCAAATACCCGAGGCCATCAAGCAGGAACGCAGTGAAAAATTGATTGCCCTGGGGAACGAATTGAAAAAGGATTTTGAAGACCGCTTTTTTGGAGAGATCTCAGAAGTACTGGTGGAACAGGAGATCCACGACAAGAAAAACACCTATCAAGGACACACCACCAATTACCTGTTGCTGCCTGTTTCATCGGCGACAGATATACGAGGTCATTTGGTCCAAGTACGGATCTCGCGAGACGTTGAGGGTAGACTGATCGGAGAATCATTATAG
- a CDS encoding histidine triad nucleotide-binding protein has protein sequence MENCLFCKIAKKEISAEVVYDDDNVIAIKDINPQAPVHILIFPKEHYESILTVPAGNNIIGEMHIVANRLALKFGIADSGFRLVNNCGVDGRQTVDHIHYHLLGGRSLGWPPG, from the coding sequence ATGGAAAATTGCTTGTTTTGCAAAATTGCCAAGAAAGAAATATCTGCGGAAGTGGTATACGACGATGATAATGTCATTGCCATCAAGGACATCAATCCACAAGCGCCGGTCCATATTCTGATTTTCCCGAAAGAACATTATGAAAGCATTTTGACGGTACCGGCAGGCAACAACATCATTGGAGAGATGCACATCGTTGCCAATCGATTGGCCTTGAAATTCGGCATTGCCGATTCTGGTTTCCGCCTGGTGAACAATTGTGGAGTAGACGGTAGACAGACCGTAGACCACATCCATTATCATCTTCTTGGGGGCAGAAGTCTGGGTTGGCCTCCAGGATAG
- the rpsU gene encoding 30S ribosomal protein S21 translates to MSEVKIKDGESLENALRRFKKKTARAGVMSEIRKREHYEKPSVKRKKKSEAARKRNKKVR, encoded by the coding sequence ATGTCTGAAGTTAAAATAAAAGATGGCGAGTCATTGGAAAATGCGCTTCGCAGATTCAAGAAGAAAACTGCCAGAGCTGGGGTAATGTCGGAAATTCGAAAAAGAGAGCATTACGAAAAGCCAAGTGTAAAGAGAAAAAAGAAATCGGAAGCAGCCAGAAAGCGAAATAAAAAGGTAAGATAA
- a CDS encoding GatB/YqeY domain-containing protein gives MSLKEQLMADMKTAMREKDRIRKSTITMVRAAILQSEKDNKIELSEEEVLGVIAKQVKQRKDALEEFEKAQREDLMEQTNKELEILMDYLPKQLTEAEVKNIVSSTIDEVGATTIKDMGKVMGAVLPKVKGRADGALINKYVKELLNT, from the coding sequence ATGTCACTCAAAGAGCAATTGATGGCCGACATGAAAACGGCCATGCGAGAGAAAGACAGGATCAGAAAATCGACCATAACAATGGTCCGGGCTGCCATACTTCAAAGCGAAAAAGACAACAAGATCGAGTTGAGCGAAGAAGAAGTGTTGGGCGTAATTGCCAAACAAGTCAAACAACGCAAAGATGCGTTGGAGGAATTTGAAAAAGCCCAACGGGAAGATCTTATGGAGCAGACCAACAAAGAACTGGAAATTTTGATGGATTACCTCCCAAAACAATTGACGGAAGCAGAAGTGAAGAACATCGTTTCAAGTACCATCGATGAAGTGGGTGCAACGACCATCAAGGACATGGGAAAGGTCATGGGAGCCGTCCTGCCGAAAGTGAAAGGCAGAGCCGACGGAGCATTGATCAACAAATATGTCAAAGAACTGTTGAATACGTAG
- a CDS encoding PhoH family protein: MDILTEKTVNVGDSETMLKLFGKFDEHAKELEKSFHIQMTARDNRIKVVGEARQVDKAVLVLQQMAEAIDSKRPVDEQSLRYLIDLAEKGEEANLEELNDILCYTVRGKKIMPKTLGQKNYIKAMEKDQIVFGIGPAGTGKTYLAMAMAIKAFKREEVSRIVLTRPAVEAGESLGFLPGDLQDKVDPYLRPLYDALYDILGGEAFQRYKEKGMIEVAPLAYMRGRTLDDSFIILDEAQNTTPEQMKMFLTRLGFGSKAVVTGDITQIDLPGGKSSGLIKVMDILHDVDGISFVKLTQRDVVRHRLVQQIIQAYEEYENRKKTDTVGEKNRDKREGKQHKE; the protein is encoded by the coding sequence TTGGACATACTTACAGAAAAAACCGTCAACGTGGGAGATTCAGAAACCATGTTGAAATTGTTTGGAAAATTTGATGAACATGCAAAAGAATTGGAAAAGTCTTTTCACATACAAATGACAGCAAGAGACAACCGGATCAAGGTCGTGGGAGAGGCAAGACAAGTGGATAAAGCCGTTCTGGTATTGCAACAAATGGCGGAAGCCATCGACAGCAAGCGACCAGTGGACGAACAAAGTCTGCGTTATTTGATCGATCTGGCGGAAAAAGGGGAAGAAGCCAATCTCGAAGAGCTGAACGACATCTTGTGTTATACTGTTCGGGGAAAAAAGATCATGCCAAAAACCTTGGGGCAAAAGAACTATATCAAAGCCATGGAGAAGGACCAAATCGTTTTTGGTATTGGTCCGGCTGGTACAGGCAAAACGTATCTGGCCATGGCCATGGCCATTAAAGCGTTTAAGAGGGAGGAAGTAAGTCGGATCGTTCTGACTCGACCGGCCGTGGAAGCAGGCGAAAGCCTTGGGTTTTTGCCCGGTGACCTGCAAGATAAAGTGGATCCTTATCTTCGTCCTTTATATGATGCCCTCTACGATATTCTGGGTGGAGAAGCATTTCAACGCTACAAGGAAAAAGGGATGATCGAAGTGGCGCCTTTGGCTTATATGCGTGGCCGAACCCTGGACGATTCCTTCATCATTCTGGACGAAGCCCAGAATACCACTCCGGAACAAATGAAGATGTTTTTGACCAGGCTGGGGTTTGGTTCCAAAGCGGTGGTCACAGGGGATATCACCCAGATCGACCTTCCGGGAGGCAAATCGTCCGGCTTGATAAAAGTCATGGATATTCTGCATGACGTGGATGGGATCTCCTTCGTGAAATTGACCCAGCGGGATGTGGTGCGTCATCGATTGGTGCAGCAGATCATTCAGGCATATGAAGAGTACGAGAATCGAAAAAAGACGGATACGGTTGGTGAGAAAAATCGAGACAAAAGAGAAGGCAAACAACACAAAGAGTAG
- a CDS encoding HD family phosphohydrolase, translating into MIMAFVGLLSIYIALVLIALPPNYNYKQGDVATESIYAPNMITDMKTTERLQDQAAASVEQVYTKMEDVQENVLENVGNFFSLINGSDVLEPNILQQAKTEHVNLSDAASRQLLEMDLAMRRELQDQTEKTLKNLYQDEISIQNLTEKRAEAEALLGETNPLLKGVALEIVQGQLQPNMILDVDRTQEAVAEARSKVQTVTYEEGDMIVEEGEVLTAEKIDLLVDNNMMRNSYLDDPYLMIGVFLLMLAIFIVFYIYLNKFYKASILKDRNRMAILVILFTFTVLLTVFLAPISPYLVPVSMMTMTIALLTDRRLAITSTVFFVIIAAFGAELNTLQIALYLVNGYIGALGMLKITKRADVMRTGLYVSIINLLMIGAYNLMTHQFALSGIVNMGLGFANGIVSAIITLGTMVIWEYAFDITTPIMLMELANPNNPLLKKLMNNAPGTYHHSIIVGNLAESAAEKIGANALLVRVGAYYHDIGKSLSPVYFTENQMGDVNPHDYISPEKSVQIIKNHVSKGYEMAKEGRIPFEVRNFILTHHGDSTIDFFLHKATENNENPEVGKYRYEAHRPVTKEEGILALADSVEAAVRSIKGINEEKIVERVEAIFKKKLGDGMLDFCDLSLKEVNIIKEIFIKILNSVYHQRVEYPTMETKKEDA; encoded by the coding sequence ATGATCATGGCATTTGTTGGGTTGTTGTCCATATACATTGCATTGGTATTGATCGCATTGCCGCCAAACTATAATTACAAACAGGGTGACGTGGCAACGGAAAGCATTTATGCTCCCAACATGATCACAGACATGAAAACGACAGAACGGTTGCAAGATCAGGCGGCGGCTTCTGTGGAACAAGTGTACACAAAAATGGAGGACGTTCAAGAGAACGTTCTTGAAAACGTGGGGAATTTCTTTTCGTTGATCAATGGAAGCGATGTCCTGGAACCGAATATTTTGCAACAGGCAAAAACGGAACATGTAAACTTGAGCGATGCGGCATCCAGACAACTGCTGGAGATGGATCTGGCCATGCGTCGAGAGTTGCAGGATCAAACGGAGAAAACACTGAAAAACCTATACCAGGACGAGATCAGCATACAAAATCTTACCGAAAAGCGAGCGGAAGCGGAAGCCCTATTGGGAGAAACGAACCCTCTGCTGAAAGGGGTAGCACTGGAGATCGTTCAGGGACAATTGCAGCCCAACATGATACTGGATGTTGATCGAACGCAAGAAGCCGTGGCAGAAGCGAGAAGCAAAGTACAGACAGTCACCTACGAAGAAGGAGATATGATCGTAGAGGAAGGAGAAGTACTAACGGCTGAAAAAATCGACTTGCTGGTTGACAACAACATGATGCGGAATTCCTACCTGGATGATCCTTACCTGATGATCGGCGTATTTTTACTGATGTTGGCCATTTTTATCGTCTTTTATATATATTTGAACAAATTCTACAAAGCATCGATATTAAAAGACAGAAACAGAATGGCGATCCTGGTCATCCTGTTCACATTCACAGTGTTGTTGACCGTATTTCTTGCGCCCATTTCTCCGTACTTGGTGCCAGTGAGCATGATGACCATGACCATTGCCCTGTTGACAGATCGACGACTGGCCATTACATCGACCGTTTTTTTCGTCATTATCGCAGCTTTTGGAGCTGAATTGAATACGCTGCAAATTGCACTGTATTTGGTCAACGGGTACATTGGCGCTTTGGGGATGCTCAAAATCACAAAACGGGCGGATGTCATGCGGACGGGATTGTACGTGTCCATCATCAACCTTTTGATGATCGGAGCATACAATTTGATGACCCATCAATTTGCACTCTCGGGTATCGTGAACATGGGTCTTGGATTCGCAAACGGAATCGTTTCCGCCATTATCACTCTGGGAACCATGGTCATTTGGGAATATGCGTTTGACATCACCACTCCCATCATGCTGATGGAATTGGCAAATCCAAACAATCCATTGCTTAAAAAGTTGATGAACAACGCTCCCGGAACGTATCATCACAGCATCATTGTGGGGAATTTGGCAGAAAGTGCTGCAGAAAAAATCGGGGCCAACGCTTTATTGGTCCGTGTTGGTGCCTATTATCACGATATCGGAAAAAGTCTCTCTCCTGTATATTTTACGGAAAATCAAATGGGGGACGTTAATCCCCATGACTATATTTCACCGGAGAAAAGCGTCCAGATCATCAAAAACCACGTAAGCAAAGGCTATGAAATGGCCAAGGAAGGTCGGATCCCTTTTGAGGTTCGAAACTTTATCTTGACCCATCATGGAGACAGCACCATCGATTTTTTCCTGCACAAGGCAACGGAAAACAATGAGAATCCCGAAGTGGGAAAATACCGTTATGAAGCTCATCGTCCCGTAACGAAAGAAGAAGGGATCCTGGCTCTGGCAGATAGTGTGGAGGCAGCCGTTCGAAGCATCAAAGGGATCAATGAAGAAAAAATCGTGGAACGGGTGGAAGCTATCTTTAAAAAGAAACTTGGAGACGGCATGTTGGATTTTTGCGATTTGAGTTTGAAAGAGGTCAATATCATCAAAGAGATTTTCATAAAAATTCTCAACAGCGTATACCATCAGCGGGTGGAATACCCTACTATGGAGACAAAAAAGGAGGACGCTTGA
- the ybeY gene encoding rRNA maturation RNase YbeY: MDVFIDDRCNGQRKNDWIELLEKVVKEAVDLEQFPLDFEIGISLVTPEEIQELNHQYRGKDQVTDVLSFPIYEETDPEPVQLGDIVICLERAKEQAEEYGHSLERELCFLTAHGMLHLMGYDHMEEKEMEKMQKKEKEIMQRIHMPR; the protein is encoded by the coding sequence ATGGACGTGTTTATCGACGACCGATGCAACGGCCAACGGAAGAACGATTGGATCGAATTGTTGGAAAAAGTGGTGAAGGAAGCTGTAGATTTGGAGCAATTTCCATTGGATTTTGAAATCGGGATTTCCCTTGTCACACCAGAAGAGATCCAAGAGCTGAATCATCAGTATCGGGGCAAAGATCAGGTGACGGATGTGCTTTCTTTCCCAATCTATGAAGAAACGGACCCGGAGCCGGTGCAGCTGGGTGATATCGTTATTTGTCTGGAACGAGCGAAAGAACAGGCGGAAGAATACGGTCATTCACTGGAGAGGGAGCTTTGTTTTCTAACGGCACATGGCATGCTCCACCTTATGGGGTATGACCACATGGAAGAAAAAGAAATGGAAAAGATGCAGAAAAAGGAAAAAGAAATCATGCAGCGAATCCACATGCCGAGGTGA
- a CDS encoding diacylglycerol kinase family protein encodes MKPMRSLLKSFQYAYEGMRYCLITQRNMRIHFFFVSLVTLGGIVFKIQLVEWIALFVTFSLVITSEMFNTAIEKTVDLVTEEWSEKAKIAKDVAAGAVLINAVVAVLVGFLVFFHRIVEVLEGWIF; translated from the coding sequence ATGAAACCGATGCGATCGTTACTGAAAAGTTTTCAATATGCTTATGAAGGCATGCGCTATTGTTTGATCACCCAACGAAATATGCGCATACATTTTTTCTTTGTCTCCCTGGTGACCCTAGGAGGCATCGTCTTTAAAATTCAATTGGTGGAATGGATCGCCTTATTCGTAACCTTTAGTCTGGTCATTACCAGTGAAATGTTCAACACGGCCATTGAAAAGACAGTAGATCTGGTAACGGAAGAATGGAGTGAAAAGGCGAAGATCGCAAAAGATGTAGCGGCCGGTGCCGTATTGATCAATGCCGTTGTAGCCGTTTTAGTCGGTTTTTTAGTCTTTTTTCATCGAATTGTGGAGGTGTTGGAAGGATGGATCTTTTGA
- a CDS encoding cytidine deaminase yields the protein MDLLNGYEEDLLAAAKESKKKAYVPYSKFRVGAAVLAEDGKIFGGCNIENASYGATNCAERTAIFKSVSEGSVNIVALAIVGDNEDFIYPCGICRQVMAEFGEEIIVILENGEGKRKRHTLGELLPHSFTNKDLKEVPRGI from the coding sequence ATGGATCTTTTGAACGGATATGAAGAGGATCTGCTTGCCGCGGCAAAAGAAAGCAAGAAAAAAGCATATGTTCCTTACTCCAAATTTCGGGTCGGAGCAGCGGTGCTGGCTGAAGATGGAAAAATATTTGGCGGATGCAATATTGAAAATGCTTCTTATGGTGCTACCAACTGTGCGGAAAGAACAGCAATTTTCAAATCTGTCTCGGAAGGATCTGTCAACATCGTGGCTCTGGCTATAGTAGGCGACAACGAAGACTTCATATACCCCTGCGGTATTTGTCGACAGGTCATGGCGGAATTTGGTGAGGAGATCATTGTGATCCTGGAAAATGGCGAAGGAAAGCGCAAAAGACACACCCTGGGAGAATTGTTGCCCCATAGTTTTACAAATAAAGATTTGAAGGAGGTGCCCCGTGGGATTTAA
- the era gene encoding GTPase Era, with translation MGFKSGFIAIIGRPNVGKSTLLNNILGEKMVIISSKPQTTRNVIRCVHTTDEAQMVFLDTPGIHKPKNKLGERMVDGALSTLREVDLVLFLMDDMIEPGPGDRYILELLKEVKTPKFLVINKIDLFKKEELLEKIRIMGDYALFEEIVPISADRGENVDRLKELMTSYLPDGPMYFPADTITEQPEKVIVAELIREKALQSLNEEVPHGIAVEIMSMKERKGGTLVDIEANIYTEKKSHKGIIIGKNGAMLKKIGTKARRDMENLLGVQVNLQLWVKVKEDWRDRDFDLKNFGYGPDRR, from the coding sequence GTGGGATTTAAATCAGGATTTATTGCCATCATTGGTAGACCCAACGTGGGAAAATCAACACTATTGAACAATATATTGGGTGAAAAGATGGTCATCATATCATCCAAACCCCAAACGACGCGAAACGTGATCCGCTGCGTCCATACGACGGATGAAGCACAAATGGTGTTTTTGGACACCCCCGGCATTCATAAGCCGAAAAATAAATTGGGGGAGCGGATGGTGGATGGAGCCCTTTCCACCTTGCGGGAAGTGGATCTGGTTTTGTTTTTGATGGATGACATGATAGAACCGGGGCCGGGAGACCGGTACATCCTGGAGTTGTTGAAAGAAGTGAAAACGCCAAAATTTTTGGTCATCAATAAAATCGACTTGTTCAAAAAGGAAGAATTGCTGGAAAAGATCCGTATCATGGGAGACTACGCTTTGTTTGAAGAGATCGTTCCCATCAGTGCAGACCGAGGGGAAAATGTGGATCGTTTGAAGGAATTGATGACTTCATACCTGCCGGACGGACCCATGTATTTTCCTGCAGATACCATTACGGAACAGCCGGAAAAAGTGATCGTAGCGGAACTGATCCGAGAAAAAGCCCTGCAAAGCTTGAATGAAGAAGTGCCCCACGGGATTGCTGTAGAGATCATGTCCATGAAGGAACGAAAAGGCGGAACATTGGTGGATATCGAAGCCAATATATATACGGAGAAAAAATCCCATAAGGGGATCATCATCGGCAAGAATGGCGCCATGCTCAAAAAAATCGGAACAAAAGCCAGAAGAGACATGGAAAATCTTTTGGGTGTTCAGGTCAATCTGCAATTATGGGTCAAAGTAAAAGAGGATTGGCGAGACCGGGATTTCGATTTGAAAAATTTCGGTTACGGACCGGATCGGCGATAA
- the recO gene encoding DNA repair protein RecO, whose translation MALEKSTGLVIRSMNYGENDKIITIFTREQGKITAMAKGARNTKSIFLGATQLFSYCDFVYYTGRSFAYLNQVELKESFHKLRNDLDKLAKAAYMTEAVYQAFEDYQGDEQVLRLLLNLLYFINEGSAEDDGVVLLAFQLKLLTYLGFAPDLVHCIRCGSDQHQAGISRLDGSAVCSECMSLVKEGVSLTTYDMDFLSRLQVLGLSAVRREIYDGPSWIRLAKELNQVLESQIGRKIHSFAFLQNSV comes from the coding sequence ATGGCCTTGGAAAAATCCACCGGTTTGGTGATTCGTTCCATGAATTATGGGGAAAACGACAAAATCATTACCATTTTCACGAGAGAACAGGGGAAAATAACAGCTATGGCCAAGGGAGCCAGAAATACGAAAAGCATATTTCTGGGTGCTACCCAACTGTTCAGCTATTGCGATTTTGTTTATTACACTGGTCGAAGCTTTGCCTACTTGAACCAGGTGGAATTGAAAGAATCCTTTCATAAGCTTCGCAATGATTTGGACAAGCTGGCAAAAGCAGCATATATGACAGAAGCAGTTTATCAAGCATTCGAAGATTATCAAGGGGATGAGCAGGTACTGCGATTGCTGTTGAATCTGTTGTATTTTATCAACGAAGGTTCTGCAGAAGATGATGGTGTGGTGTTGCTTGCATTTCAGCTGAAACTATTGACATATCTGGGATTTGCCCCGGATCTTGTTCACTGCATCCGTTGCGGCAGCGATCAGCATCAGGCTGGCATTTCTCGATTGGATGGTTCCGCTGTCTGCAGTGAATGCATGTCCTTGGTCAAGGAAGGCGTATCCCTGACAACCTACGATATGGATTTTTTAAGCCGATTGCAGGTATTGGGGTTGTCGGCCGTTCGCAGGGAGATCTATGATGGTCCTTCCTGGATCCGGTTGGCGAAAGAATTGAACCAGGTATTGGAGTCCCAGATCGGGCGAAAGATCCATTCTTTTGCCTTTTTGCAAAATAGTGTTTGA
- a CDS encoding glycine--tRNA ligase produces MSKELNMNEIVSICKMRGIIFPGSEIYGGLANSWDYGPIGVEIKNNIKKMWWKKFVQESPFNVGIDSAILMNPKTWEASGHVGGFNDPLMDCKNCKTRYRADKLIEDNAHAKGEDVVVDGWENEKMLAYIHEHQIKCPNCGAFDYTDIRQFNLMFKTFQGVTEDSANQIYLRPETAQGIFVNFANIQRASRKKIPFGIAQIGKSFRNEITPGNYIFRTREFEQMELEFFCKPGEDLEWFDYWKNYCRDWILGLGIKEENLRLRDHSDDELSHYSNATTDFEFKFPFGWGELWGIADRTDYDLKQHQEHSGKDLKYTDPMTNEKYVPYCIEPSLGVDRVMLAFLCNGFENEELEDGDSRTVLKIHPALSSFKCAILPLTKKLKDKALEVYADLAKEFMVDYDEAGSIGKRYRRQDEIGTPYCVTIDFDTLEDNTVTIRDRDTMEQIRVSIDELSSYIKRSVTY; encoded by the coding sequence ATGAGTAAAGAGTTAAACATGAATGAAATCGTCAGCATCTGTAAAATGCGGGGGATCATTTTCCCCGGATCAGAGATCTATGGTGGATTGGCCAATAGTTGGGATTATGGCCCCATTGGTGTAGAAATCAAAAACAACATCAAAAAAATGTGGTGGAAAAAGTTTGTGCAGGAATCACCTTTTAATGTTGGGATCGATTCAGCAATTTTGATGAATCCAAAAACATGGGAAGCATCCGGTCACGTAGGGGGCTTCAATGATCCACTAATGGATTGTAAAAACTGCAAAACCAGGTATCGCGCCGATAAATTGATCGAGGACAACGCCCATGCCAAAGGGGAAGATGTAGTGGTGGATGGCTGGGAAAATGAGAAGATGTTGGCATACATCCATGAACATCAGATCAAATGCCCAAATTGTGGTGCATTTGACTATACGGATATTCGCCAATTCAACCTTATGTTCAAAACATTTCAAGGTGTAACAGAAGATTCTGCCAATCAGATCTACCTGCGACCGGAAACGGCTCAAGGGATTTTTGTCAATTTCGCAAATATTCAGCGTGCTTCCAGAAAGAAGATTCCTTTTGGGATCGCCCAAATCGGAAAATCTTTCCGAAACGAGATCACGCCGGGCAATTATATCTTCAGAACCAGGGAGTTTGAACAAATGGAATTGGAATTTTTCTGCAAGCCGGGTGAAGACTTGGAGTGGTTCGACTACTGGAAGAACTACTGCAGGGATTGGATCCTTGGTTTGGGAATAAAAGAAGAGAATTTGCGTCTTAGAGATCATTCCGATGACGAATTGTCCCACTACTCCAATGCAACGACGGACTTTGAGTTTAAATTCCCATTTGGCTGGGGCGAACTTTGGGGAATTGCCGATCGAACAGATTACGATTTGAAACAGCACCAGGAACATTCGGGAAAAGATTTGAAATATACGGACCCAATGACCAATGAAAAATATGTACCTTATTGTATCGAACCATCTTTGGGTGTAGACCGTGTTATGCTTGCATTCCTTTGCAACGGATTTGAGAATGAGGAACTGGAGGATGGCGACAGTAGAACGGTACTTAAAATACATCCGGCCCTGTCATCTTTCAAATGTGCCATACTTCCACTGACAAAGAAATTGAAAGACAAGGCACTGGAAGTGTATGCCGACCTGGCAAAAGAATTCATGGTGGACTATGATGAAGCGGGAAGCATTGGGAAACGATATCGACGACAAGATGAAATAGGTACTCCTTATTGTGTCACTATCGATTTTGATACATTGGAAGACAATACTGTCACCATCCGAGATCGAGACACCATGGAGCAGATCCGAGTTTCCATAGACGAGTTGTCATCATACATCAAAAGAAGCGTTACCTATTAA